The Denticeps clupeoides chromosome 5, fDenClu1.1, whole genome shotgun sequence genome includes a region encoding these proteins:
- the mindy3 gene encoding ubiquitin carboxyl-terminal hydrolase MINDY-3, with the protein MSEFSREVVELVWGRQTGAGAAPSPFRRWSQGFVFSETERTALEQFEGGPCAVIAPVQAFVLKNLLFNAENANWREISEEEQKSLLCSTLSELLESACQSQAHTFSLAAWSRRKNADVAVENADPSQPEPSRSTEQHTPAALPAEEIGFDRFHSLIHKQTVSSVCELREVVLSLYDSWRNKFGVLLFLYSVILTKGIENIRNEIEDPSETLIEPVFGHGSQSLINLLLSGRAASNVWDGDRECSGMRLKGIHEQASVGFLTLMESLRYCKVGSFLKSPKYPIWILGSETHLSVFFTKELALVAPESPSEQARRVFQTYDPEDKGFIPGTLLEDVMKALDLVSEPEYVNLMKSKLDPEGLGIVLLGPFLVEFFPDQESGVPDSFSVFHYNGLKQSNHNEKVCYVEGTVLLLGFEDPMVRTDDTPVKRCLQTKWPYIELLWTTERSPSLN; encoded by the exons ATGTCCGAGTTTAGCCGAGAAGTGGTGGAGCTGGTGTGGGGGAGACAGACCGGCGCCGGGGCGGCGCCATCTCCCTTCAGGAGGTGGTCGCAGG GCTTCGTGTTCAGCGAGACGGAGCGCACGGCTCTGGAGCAGTTTGAAGGCGGCCCCTGTGCTGTGATCGCACCCGTGCAG GCATTTGTACTGAAGAATCTGCTGTTTAACGCTGAAAACGCCAACTGGAGAGAAATCTCAG AGGAGGAACAGAAGAGTTTGCTCTGCTCCACTCTCAGTGAGCTGCTGGAGTCAGCGTGCCAGAGTCAGGCGCACACCTTCAGCCTGGCGGCCTGGTCGCGGAGGAAGAACGCCGACGTGGCGGTGGAGAACGCGGACCCCTCGCAGCCGGAGCCGAGCCGCTCCACAGAGCAGCACACGCCCG ctgCGTTGCCTGCTGAGGAGATTGGCTTTGATCGGTTTCACTCTCTGATTCA TAAGCAGACTGTGAGCTCTGTGTGTGAGCTGAGGGAGGTGGTGTTGTCTCTGTATGACAGCTGGAGGAATAAGTTCGGGGTCCTGCTCTTCCTCTACTCAGTCATTCTGACCaag GGAATTGAGAACATCCGGAACGAGATTGAAGACCCGTCAGAGACCCTCATTGAGCCAGTTTTCGGCCATGGCAG TCAGAGCCTGATCAACCTCCTGCTGTCTGGTCGTGCCGCGTCAAACGTCTGGGATGGAGATAGAGAGTGTTCTGGAATGA gGCTGAAGGGGATCCATGAACAGGCTTCGGTTGGGTTTCTCACACTCATGGAGTCACTTCGCTACTGTAAG GTGGGGTCGTTCCTCAAATCCCCCAAATATCCCATCTGGATTCTGGGCAGCGAGACGCACCTGTCTGTGTTCTTCACCAAG gAATTAGCTCTGGTAGCTCCTGAGTCTCCATCAGAACAGGCCCGGAGAGTTTTCCAGACGTACGACCCggaag ATAAAGGCTTCATTCCTGGCACGTTGTTGGAGGATGTGATGAAGGCCTTGGATCTTGTGTCCGAACCAGAATA tgtgaatCTGATGAAGTCAAAGCTGGATCCTGAAGGGTTGGGGATTGTGCTGCTGGGCCCCTTCCTGGTGGAGTTTTTCCCAGACCAG GAATCTGGAGTCCCCGACTCGTTTTCTGTGTTTCACTACAACGGCCTGAAGCAGTCCAACCATAACGAGAAG gtgtGTTATGTAGAGGGTACCGTGCTGCTTTTGGGCTTTGAGGACCCGATGGTGCGGACCGACGACACCCCAGTGAAACGCTGCCTACAGACCAAATGGCCGTACATTGAACTACTGTGGACCACAGAGAGGTCCCCCTCTCTCAACTAG